A window of the Hyphomicrobiales bacterium 4NK60-0047b genome harbors these coding sequences:
- a CDS encoding KpsF/GutQ family sugar-phosphate isomerase, protein MTISLQEDNQKQIDSSSAPEPAVASALRTIDCEIDGLAELRALLSNGLGSVFSKAISLIQNAPGRVIISGIGKSGHIGQKIAATFASTGTPAFFVHPSEASHGDLGMITKDDIILALSWSGETAELTSIINYAQRFRVPLISITSRSESALGKNSDAALVLPRVKEACPHGLAPTSSTAMQLALGDALAIALLEAKGFTATDFKTFHPGGQLGASLKHVSDLMHDGDRLPLVQDNQLMSEAIVTMTEKSFGCLGVVNASNHLIGVITDGDLRRNMDGDLLKKSVSEIMKPDPITISEDMLTSAALEQINSSSITALFVLRDNSPVGIVHIHDLLRAGVA, encoded by the coding sequence ATGACAATTTCACTGCAAGAAGATAATCAAAAACAGATAGATAGCTCTTCAGCACCTGAACCGGCTGTTGCTTCAGCTTTACGTACTATTGATTGTGAAATTGATGGATTAGCTGAATTGCGCGCCCTTTTATCAAATGGACTTGGTTCTGTTTTCTCTAAAGCGATTTCACTCATACAAAACGCTCCAGGTAGGGTCATTATCAGCGGCATTGGCAAAAGCGGTCATATTGGGCAAAAGATTGCAGCGACCTTTGCCTCGACTGGCACACCGGCCTTTTTTGTACATCCAAGCGAGGCCAGCCATGGTGACCTTGGCATGATAACGAAGGATGATATTATCCTTGCTCTTTCGTGGTCTGGAGAGACCGCAGAGCTTACTAGCATTATCAACTATGCTCAGAGGTTTCGTGTTCCCTTAATTTCAATTACGTCTCGCTCAGAAAGCGCACTTGGTAAAAATTCTGATGCAGCGTTGGTGCTGCCTCGTGTGAAAGAAGCTTGCCCTCACGGTTTAGCGCCTACGAGCTCTACGGCAATGCAACTGGCTCTTGGAGATGCCCTTGCAATTGCATTATTAGAAGCAAAAGGTTTTACAGCGACTGATTTTAAAACGTTTCACCCAGGCGGTCAGCTTGGCGCCAGCTTGAAGCATGTCAGTGATTTAATGCATGATGGGGACCGTTTGCCGCTGGTTCAGGATAATCAATTGATGAGCGAAGCTATTGTCACAATGACAGAAAAAAGTTTTGGTTGTCTTGGGGTTGTTAATGCAAGCAATCACCTTATCGGTGTTATTACAGATGGTGATTTACGGCGAAATATGGATGGTGATTTGCTTAAAAAATCAGTTTCTGAAATTATGAAGCCAGATCCGATTACCATTTCTGAAGATATGCTCACAAGTGCGGCTCTGGAGCAAATCAACTCTTCCAGCATTACGGCTCTCTTTGTACTACGTGATAACAGCCCGGTTGGTATTGTGCATATTCACGATTTGTTACGAGCCGGTGTTGCTTAG